The sequence below is a genomic window from Lolium perenne isolate Kyuss_39 chromosome 4, Kyuss_2.0, whole genome shotgun sequence.
atacaagttgcatgtcgaacgtggagcaagtctcatgaacgcggtcatgtaaagttagcccgagccgcttcatcccaccacgccacaaagatgcaaagtactcgaactaaagacaacaaagcatcaacgcccacaaaacaattgtgttctactcgtgcaaccatctgtgcatagacacggctctgatacccctgtagggattcgttgcatagaaaacaaaaaatttcctaccgcgagaacgcaatccaagccaagatgcaatctagaaaacgGGAGCAACGagtggatgatcaagactcacccttgaagatttcgaaaacctataagagtaggctcttattgctgcggtagacgatcacttgccacttgcaaaagcgcgtagaagatcttgatcacggtgccacgatcgggcagcacctccgtactcggtcacacgttcggtgttgatgaagacgtccttctccccgttccagcgggcagcggaagtagtagatcctccttggaatcccggcagcacgacggcgtggtggcggtggtggtggagatctccgacagagcttcgcctaagctatgtgggagagagaggtaggagggaaccgctagggtttgggagagggggcgccggctagggcagccttgaggggtgcggccatggtggtgttgtggtggtcggccagcccctctcctcccctctttatataggtggaagccccaaggtttaggtcaaagtgtccgaataagaccccaacaaaaaacctcccataggtgggaaacctactcaaggggggagtcctacccaaggtgggactcccacctttcccttaggtggggtggccggccacctatggtggagtccacctgggactccactctTTAGGGTTtgtctggccatgcaaggtggagtcccttcgggactccactttccatggtgatttcttccggacttttctagaaccttctagaacctgccataaatgcaccggatcattttcaaacttggaatatgacttcctatatatgaatcttattctccggaccattccggacctcctcgtgatgtcctggatcccatccgagactccgaacaaaacttcgaactccattccttattccatatctacttaaacgacatcaaaccttaagtgtgtcaccctacggttcgcgaactatgtagacatggtcgagatctctctccgaccaataaccaatagcgggatatggagatccataatggctcccacatattcaacgatgacttagtgatcgaatgaaccattcacatacgataccaattccctttgtcacgcgatattttacttgtccgaggtttgatcatcggtatctctataccttgttcaacctcgtctcctgacaagtactctttactcgtaccgtggtatgtggtctcttatgaaccattcatatgcttgcaagctatttagacgacattccatcgagagggcccagagtatatctatccgtcatcgggatggacaaatcccactgttgatccatatgcctcaactcatactttccggatacttaatcccacctttataaccacccatttacgcagtggcgtttgatgtaatcaaagtacctttccagcataagtgatttacatgatctcatggtcataaggactaggtaactatgtatcgaaagcttatagcaaataacttaatgacgtgatcttatgctacgcttaattgggtgtatccattacatcattcacataatgatataaccttgttattaataacatctaatgttcatgattatgaaactaatcatctattaatcaacaagctagttaagaggctttactagggactcattgttgtttacataacacacatgtatcaatgtttcggttaatacaattatagcatggtatataaacatttatcataaacataaagatatataataaccacttttattattgcctcttgggcatatctccaacatggaggccgtccctatgaagtcagtggcgtcgaaagatgtcatcaatttcgtgaaggagcatgtcattcatagattcgggattccccagactatcacgaccgatggaggttcggtttttatttctcgcgagtttagaaagttctgcgaggacatgggaattaagctgatccgatcgtctccatactatgctcaagcaaatgggcaggctgaagcgtccaacaagagccttatcaagctgattaagaggaaaatcgacgagcaccctagacgttggcacgaggtattgtcagaggctttgtgggattatcgcatgtcatgtcatggagcgataaaaacctcgccataccatctggtctatggacatgaagccgtgttgccctgggaaatcacgactggctcgagacggattacgtttcagaatgatttaacaactgaagaatatgcagccctgatgagtgatagcattgaggatgtCACGGAGCTTAGActgtggtcgcttgagaaaattaaagagaacaaagccaaggtagctcgctcatataataagaaggtgagaccaaaggagttccacgttggtgatctggtatgggaagctgtgttgccgttggggactaaggataaagtgtatggtaaatggtctccaaattggcacgggccgtacagagtcgaccaagttttaaaggatAACGCATACATGCTCAAGGAGCTGAGCGgcatgaagttcccagtggctgtcaatggccagcatctcaagaagtatttcccaagtatgtgggatgatgggcagtaaaatatgggggccgatgtgtgaaatcggccggtaaatatttttttttttgcaaagtacagccgatgcacaaacatcgactttagaataaaaaagccgatgcgcagccatcgactctagaggtacaaattATTACAAGCAAGTATCAAGTTACCGTTTGAATTTGGGGAATGTCTGCTTGGACCTGTCAAATTAGGTAACTGAGTTTGGCCTTATTGGCGTTTTATGGtgaaagaccgatgcgttgctatcggttcttgATGTGTGGActtactttgacaatcggaagAGTCAAATTGGACAAATCGGAGAAATCAAATTGGGAAATATTCTTCATTGATAGGAGGATTTTTTTACAAgtaagagccgattgctctcaaaaggatgacctactgcctaatgcactactactagccttgctagtccctaatctacgggccgtcgctgccctcgtcgtcgccgtctgcgccgctgtcggcgctgctgccggcgacgtcctcgtcgctgctgctgaaGCCCTTGGCGGGGGCTtcgtcttcttcatcttcatcgtcgtcgtcgtcgtcttccgacccggcgcggaaacgtttcgccggcgggtactcgtcggaggaggtgtcctcctccgcttcctcgtcttcctcgtcggaggagaggccCGCATCCCAAGagaaggcgtcgtcgtcgcttGCCTCCTCCAAGGCCCCATCCACGAGGAagtggaggtcatcttccccgtcggtcaaggaatcCTCGTCCTCGGACTCGACGGAGAAGTCCCAGTCCCTCTCATCCCACCACTCCggggcgcgggcctcgtacgCCCTTATCGGGTCATACTCTGgcatcggctcgctggaggaggaggactggaaagagagaccggaagaggaagaggaggaggagtccatggcGCAGAGGAGGGCTTtccgatggctagtacggagcagggggatgaagaagcgaactgctcgacgcggttaaataaaggggatatagtggagatttaatgcttaagcagttttcgaggacgcggtgccaaaactgtcaatcgtgcagaagttgagaagacagggcatcatgatggaaagacactgaagcggttctgctctgcaacgcgtgacccgatgaagaaaaaaacagagtggttttggaattattattgccaaaaccaggggggcatgtgttatcaccagaatttagccagagcaggagatgggccgtgatcgagatgggcttagaggacttgcGTATAAagtgtctctgaagcggccttgtacgagagtttgggctagattgcccgtgtatctgtatattatggtagatttcgttagaattaagagatagagtttagttcgtacacggttaggtttattcccgaattagaatgtccacggactataaatatgtacctagggttattgagaaaggaggacgaccacgttcacaacaaacacaatccaggcgcatcgccaccccttgtttcgagggtttcttccaggtaagcatcatgctgcctagatcgcatcttgcgatctaggcagtatcggtttattcgttatctgctgttactcgtactgaagccttgttgatggcgagtaacacccttatcgtagatgttttggggcttgcatcgatgcttttctgaatatgtttgcttagctatgctacccctcgatatctagctgcctttacatctatcttaggtgtaagggcagcatcttgcttgttctttatttagtagatccaatctgttatagttgttccttgttctccaaggattagtttgatatccgcatggttaggccttgcaaacgggttgaacgatccggtagtgcgtgaggcgtggtttgctagtcctagaagggattgttccgggaattgacttgatgttggtttttaggcctcttttaggactagttttccatcatctttcgtatctgctaggctcatctacgtgtaggatgttccggttatgcggtgaaaaccctaaactgtcgcagATTGATTCAACTTTGtactgatcaagcaggatccccatgtcatcgtaaatccaacgtgaaccatggggcaatcggctctttgagccgattcacagggcaacctgagagccgatcgggctcgcatttaatgtttacgtgtctgtcatgcaggaaactaatcgaagcaatccatcaccttcctgaccaggtataggttaggtggcacgcccttgcgaccgccaggacgtgtgccggagcattgcgggccgttgcccgagggaccagggcccaccagcagtcctgggagcctcccggctcttcgtgttgctcgtcgctgctcgccggtgggttttggcaggcaacaacgtTGTTGATTTGTGGTGGTGCTGCCGAAACCTTCCTCTTGGCCGCCAGTGGAGGCAAGGGAGAGTATGCTTCTGGCGCATCGCATGCTCGATCTGGTCGGCGCTTCTCTGAAGCTGCAAAGGTGAAATATACAATGGACCTCAGCTAGCCATTGATCTATGTCGTTGGTGACCGGCATCGCTTCACGCCATCGAAGTGGTGTCTTCCTCGAAGATTTCTCCAGAAAGGGACTCATGCCGGCAGCGTCTACCTCGCCAGTGCTACTTCTGGTCGAATGGCGACCATCTTCGGTTTCAGAGCGCCATGGAGGCGTATGTTCAACCTCCGTTTTTGGAGGCCCTTCTCCGACTCCTCGGTGACACCTTACATCATCCACACCCCAGGTGGCAAGTTCCCGGTGGCCTAGGACTTGATTGCGTTTCTCATTTTCTTTTCAGGGTTCTTTGTGCTTATGTACAAGACTGCTCGAAAGGTCATGtttgtaagagcaagtacaataagtcctagtcagctggctacaagaattaaaataatatatttatgtctagttggaggagagaagaggagagagtgtaagtgggctcttatgcaagagctagctctaacacgtgctcctaggcaagtTGTGTCAATGAAAGGTGGGTCATCCATTAAGAAAGTAGtacattcttatagccaactattgtacttgtTGGCTACAAGCTAACTACAGATAACATGACATCTTGCTtaaagcaagtacaataagtcctaacCAGCTGGCTACAAGGATTAAAATAACATATTTAtgtctagttggaggagagagaataggagAGATATTGTAAGAGCAATTTCAATAGTGTACTCACCTGCTGACTATAAGCTAAGTGCCATATCATCTATAGCCAActtagagccaacatatacaatagtgagctataaaaatgtaATATTTTATCAATGTatggcccacctttcactctcacaaagtgcctaaaagcacgtgctagagctggctcttgcataagagcccactctccttctctctccttctctctcctccaagtaatcaataatatactattttaatccttatagccagctgactaggacttattgtacttgctctaagtgGGCTCTTATtcaagagctagctctagcacgtgcttttAGGCAAGTTGTGAATGAAATGTGGGTCATCCATTGAGAAAGTAGTACAATCTTATAGCCAacaagtacaatagttggctacatgttaactatagatgacatgacatCTTGCTTATAGCGAACAACCggctacactattggaattgctcttgtAGCCAACAACCGGCTACACTATTGGAACCGTTGCTCTAATATGATTATATGGTCTATAACCGCCTGGATTTAATGCAGATTATCGACCCTTCGCGCCCTTGTGTGTTAAAAAAAAGGATTTTTTGCCATACAAAGTAGTCGCACAATGACTTTGTAACTCGTCGGAACATAACGGTCAACAACAAAGCTCGATTTTTTGAAGAGCCAATTCATTCAGGACCGGAATTTCGCGGCTCTCTGCAATCTTGCCTTATCCTCCTCCTCGCCGCAAGACCAGTCACGCCTACGTGAGAAATCCGCCGCCGGCGCGTCTCGAAATGCCCGCGCCTCCCCTGTTCGCGCGCCCCTCCTCCGCGCCCACCGCGCCGCAGCCTGCTCATCACCCCCTTCTCCGTCCATCTGCCTCGAAGCGTACGAAACCCAATCGCCCCTTGCTCTCGCCTGTCAAGAGAAGGCCGGCGCTTCTCGCCGTCGTCCGGTCCAAGGGCAAGGACGACGCCAGCTTCACCGACCGCATCCTTGACTACATCGAGGGTAATATTCAGATCTCTCTCGTTCATGGCTTCCAGCCGATCCTTGCATCTCCAGATTGTAGTCAGCTTTAGAGCCAATGCTCACTATTCTGCAGTGGCGGTGCTAGGACCTGAGAGCTACCTCACTGCATCTTTTAATGTCAAAAACATCTAGAGATTGTTCTTAGAAAATGAACCTCATTTTGCTGAATTGAGTCTATTCGCtcaagtattcttgaaatatgtttGTACAGGGGGTCCAAAGTTGAGGAAGTGGTACGGAGCACCCGATTTGCTTCCCAAGGATGGGGGGACCGAGGGTGAGGAGGATGAGCCTTCAGGTGCATAGACAAAAACATTACTTAAATGCAAACTGTCTTGTATTCACTATTCTTATTTGTTGGCACATTTTGGATGAAAGTAGATATCGAGGACCCTCGAGATGCCGTGCTAGTTACCAATGGCGACAGCGAGATAGGGCAGGTTTGTTTTGTCCTTCAAGTTCATGTTTTTTACTGCAGAAAATGCTATTGCATCCAATGCTCAGTATATCACTAGTCACTATACCGCAGTTTTATTCTGTATTCATGTTCCCTGAGTTGAACCATGTATCTATTCTCATTGATAATTGTATGTGTTCAGCTTGAGTTATGCACGTCTTTAAATTTTCTCAGTTGCTCAACTTTGATTTTCTTTTTTGTATATTCAGATGGTGATATTGTCACTGATTCTGAAAAGGGCTAGAATAAAAGCATTAGTGAAGGATAAACGATCCACCGAAGAAGCTTTTGGAACTTATGTAGAGGTTTGTAATTCTCACTTTGAAAACTGTGGTTATTCACTGTGTAGTTAGAACTTAAAATACATATGTGCTACCTTTTATGAGAGGTGATATACCAAAAAATTCCAAAAATGTATGTATTAGAAAAGGCAATAAACGTATTTGACCTCATCTCATGTCAAAAAAATTCTTATAATTATAGTGACTTTTCATAACATTCACTCTTCTGGTTTCCTTGTAGTGCATGGTTGGCAACATTGAAGATAAGTCCTTCACAAAGAAAGCGTTAAGGGGTGTTCGTTCTGTAATTTGCCCAACCGATGTATGTTTTAAACTTAATGTTGTTTGTTTATTCATGTGTGAAACTACTCCAAAGCATAAAGTCTACAATACCATTCTTTGCTCGGCTAATGATTGTTTGATGCATAAAAGAGTTGCTCCAGCTCATGACTTGATGTTAGTCCATTACTTGATTGCCTTGAACTGTGTAATTTAGTTTAGAACTGCTTCAGGACTTCCCTTTCCTTATGGCCAAAAGAATTTCCCTTCCGCGTACAAGCTTTGATTGCCTTAAACTCGTTTTAAAAAATTTCAACAGGATGGCTTCTTCTCTGACCTGATTGACCTCAAGGGTGTCCAACACATTGTTCTGCTATCCCAGGTTTGATCTGCTCGTGTAACCTTGAGTTAGCCTGTTCAGCCTAGTTTTAGTCATTACCCATACGAGATCTTGATAAAAATGCAGCTATCTGTCTACAGAAATAGCGGTGGGCTCCAAGCTATTATGAACAGCAAGCTGAGGAAGCTAGCAGAACGAGACGAAGAGGTGGTTCTTGCATCTGGCATCCCATCGACGATAATAAGGAGTGCTTCTCTGCAGACCACTCCTGGTGGTGAGAGGGGATTCAGTTTTACAGAGGTACCGGCACAAAATGCCTCTCCAATAATGTTGTGTACTTATGCAGCTTTGTTAGCTGGCCGTAAGACTGTAACCAAAAAAGCTGAGGTACAGTGAGCCACAGAGCCAGACAAGACACTCTGACATCATGTTGTTTGTCATGTGTGATTAATCCACTAGGTTCCTTCTGTTAGAGATGCATATACTTTCCATATAGTAGCTGTAATATCTCCATTGTGTAAGCGATTTCCTGCATATACATATACCGGCCTCATGTAAATACAAGTTAGATATTTCCTCACACCTTCCTCAGCCGTATCATATAATTTGTACACACTGATTATAGGCAACTATTTCTTTTTTTAGCAAAGTGGTAAGAATGCCTTTTCATATGGTCCATGCAACATGCAGGGTGTAGCAGCCAAGGGAAGAATAAGCAAAGAGGATGCTGCTACAATTTGTGTGGAGGCCCTGGATGCCATTCCCCAGACAACACTCATATTCGAGGTAATTATCTCAAATAAGCTTCATGGTCCTAGCTTGATGATCATCATTAATTTCTATTACGCTGTTATATAAGATGACAATAGAATGCTATGAACCTAGTGGCCGATCTAGGATTCTACCACCATGGTTGCCACACGCATAATTCAGTCGTCATGGACGAATGCCACAAATCCAGCTGATAATTTCATTATTTCCCCAATAATGGAACACTAGATGGTATCATAGCCTAATAATTTTAACTAATATGTTCGAAATAGGCTGTAGGCAGTCCGACAACTTAGTTGAGGTACAAACAATACATGTATTAATCTTGTACTCTCTTCTGCGGGGCACGGGGAAAGAGTTTAGGCCCAGCTTCTTATCTTCCGTGTTACTTCAGGTGGCAAATGGGGACGAAAAGGTTGGAGACTGGAAAGCATGGCTTGCTGAGCAGATGGCAAAGGGCTAAAGCAAACACACATGATTGGAACACACGTTTATCTCCTCGTCGAAGTATAGTATATGTGAATATAGGACAAGCAACGAAAAGTAAAGAGATTCAGCGTTTTTGCATTGGAATCACTACCCCTCATGACAATCTAATCATAGATCTGAGCGATGCTTGGATTTCCATCTGCTATTCTCCCAGGACGGTTTGCATCAGTGCTGAGGCTGAAGGGCTGTGATCCAATCAGTTACAGGTTGATGGACCCAAGCAACAGCAATATTTCGTACTTTCTTTTGTACATTGTATTTGCATTTGCAATATACAAGGAGATGCAGTTCTTGGAGATATTATTTGCTAATTATGCCTCACCATTAATTGTGAATATTATCTGTGCCGCTGAAAGCTACAGTTCTGGACATTCGTGCTATATTTCTGCTGAATTTGCTTGGTTTTCGTCTAACAAACTGTGCAACTCTTTCTCTAGCTACAGAGTATAATTTTTCAGCAAAGCTCTTGTTTGCTTTGACCCTTTTTTGTGTCAAGCAAATACCTTTCATCTGAGGATCTACAATACGAACtgcttttttcaaaaaaaaatctaacGATTGCCCCTTAGGAAAAGTATTCCACATTTGACATCCTGCCTACAAAAAGAAATGTTCTTTTGTTGACTTTGAGTTGTACGGCATGTTCTTCAACTTGAAGCTTGGCAACTTCTGAAGTAAGAGAATCAATATTAAAGGAGCCACATGTGCACCTGCTATTAATCTTTCCCAGCAAACTTTGCCGAATCACAACTTAATTATTTCGGGCACATGAATCAGATTGCGCCATTGCGGAGCAACCTCTCGTGGAGTCATGCGTGGGCAGGCACTTCCTCTAATTACTCGCGCTAAGCCAAACCATATCACAAAGCTAATCAAATCATGCACCTGTCATGTTCAGCTGAACAGCAACACACCAAATCAAACACTACTTAAGTCGGTGTTGGTGTTTCTTGTACCCAAAGCATTTCTGCTCCTTGATTCCGTTGAGACCTAGGAAAAGAGAGACAGCCAAGGCTTACCTACTACCGGACATTTCCACTTATCCCCGAAGAGGTTCTAGAAAACAAAGAGTATTATCAGTTTATCACAAACATTTCTGCTCCCTTATTGGAAGCTTCCCAAGCCCGAAAGGCCGAAAGAAAATTGACAGGTCCAACTAAACTAAGGGTTTGTTAATCACGACGTTACTGTGTATCGGTGACATTAGCTTACATTATCTTGGTGCCATTGGGCGGTGGGTACTGATATTCTCATCTATCCAACCACCAGAGATGCATACTCCGACTATTATACAGTTACTTTTCTCATTGTTCCATTGTATGGACTTGGCCAAAGGTTTACTTGTTTAATTTTGATTCAGTATACGAAATCTCACGATGCGACATCTTTTTTATGTTGGAAAAAAGAGACAAATAAGGCTACAACATTAACTTCTCCACAACATATGTCATATTAATAGGGGTGTAAGCGGATAGGATAATTTCCGCACCGAAATCGGCGCCGAATCCGTTTTAAGGTATTCATATCCGATTTTAAAGAATTCGGTGGATAAAGATATCCGATTCCGAGGTGGTGCTCCGAATACGGTATAGGATATTGTATAGCAAATAGCATGCGAAAATGGATTATTCAAAATTTAATTAGGATAATCCATAAAATGTAAACCGGATAACCCAATTTTTGAGTGAAAAGCCAAGGCTAACCTTGCAAGGCTAGTAGTTATTGAGTTACTAGATTCATTTGGTGAGCATGCTTAACTCTAAATTTCTATCAATGCTTAAGTTTTAGCTCATTATGCTCTTTTTTCTTAACTACACAATACTGAAACTTTAAATCTCTcttaagatttgcaagaactataACTATCTACCGATGAGATCATATATCCGACTATTTTTTTCCAGTCTGAGTCTGCCCAATTCCGATTCGAATCCGTAGTCCGGTATCCGCATTCGAATCCGAAACCGATCAATATCCGCACCAATTTGAATCCAAAAAAAATATATAGTAAAGGATATGATATGAGCAAAATCCGATCCGAACCGATTACGCCTCTATATATTAGCCATAACTGGATGTTGTGCTGGACCTATGTTCTGTTATCTTCTATGGTAGCGGAACCCGAGCCAAAGGTTGTATGGGAAAAAGAAAATATTTTGTTAGCAGAAACCACAGAGATTTAAAAAAGTCAAGCCTAGTGGCATTTTATTAAAAATAATCACGAAACATTACCGAAATCTCAAGCAAGCGGACTCGAACTCGGGTGGGTGAAAATGCATCTATGCCTTAGTTCATCAACATGAATCAAGGTTAGGATTAATTTTAACTGGCTTCAAGAGTGTAGATgatattggatttgggtgttttcGCAGCCGTCGACTGTCGTGATAGTTGGCAAGGGTTTACTCCCTGGATTTTCTACAA
It includes:
- the LOC127332456 gene encoding uncharacterized protein At2g37660, chloroplastic isoform X2, with translation MPAPPLFARPSSAPTAPQPAHHPLLRPSASKRTKPNRPLLSPVKRRPALLAVVRSKGKDDASFTDRILDYIEGGPKLRKWYGAPDLLPKDGGTEGEEDEPSDIEDPRDAVLVTNGDSEIGQMVILSLILKRARIKALVKDKRSTEEAFGTYVECMVGNIEDKSFTKKALRGVRSVICPTDDGFFSDLIDLKGVQHIVLLSQLSVYRNSGGLQAIMNSKLRKLAERDEEVVLASGIPSTIIRSASLQTTPGGERGFSFTEGVAAKGRISKEDAATICVEALDAIPQTTLIFEVANGDEKVGDWKAWLAEQMAKG
- the LOC127332456 gene encoding uncharacterized protein At2g37660, chloroplastic isoform X1; the protein is MPAPPLFARPSSAPTAPQPAHHPLLRPSASKRTKPNRPLLSPVKRRPALLAVVRSKGKDDASFTDRILDYIEGGPKLRKWYGAPDLLPKDGGTEGEEDEPSVDIEDPRDAVLVTNGDSEIGQMVILSLILKRARIKALVKDKRSTEEAFGTYVECMVGNIEDKSFTKKALRGVRSVICPTDDGFFSDLIDLKGVQHIVLLSQLSVYRNSGGLQAIMNSKLRKLAERDEEVVLASGIPSTIIRSASLQTTPGGERGFSFTEGVAAKGRISKEDAATICVEALDAIPQTTLIFEVANGDEKVGDWKAWLAEQMAKG